A single window of Culicoides brevitarsis isolate CSIRO-B50_1 chromosome 3, AGI_CSIRO_Cbre_v1, whole genome shotgun sequence DNA harbors:
- the LOC134834202 gene encoding F-box and leucine-rich repeat protein 13-like yields MEETETDFPINITSLPNELLIMVMSYLSPTDRRNAACVCKKFSEIAFFVSNISLSFNYSRLSDDCPPMSLFLKSRNDYSRIILGGDIEFGPSCEKFWYKYGKHITEITFDYCPFLSVEILTGILREMKKLRKLHIFCRKEFFLSGSKLIDERNRDVMSNALKTVTELSLNGTNITNLQLSNLLELIPELETLSLSFCSTPNESLKETETDHYLRCEDILAIIKKHCPKLKDIYLDDFGYRILDEKLLVQGMMDLHLRKLCFPLEQSSQDLVTFLEHQQDIQVFGMSYGIHTSCENLSLITQHLPSIKELNIRNAKGHLRGLKLMSGLDKLEVFRLANHTNSFEFEEGYHICNEVQPKPKLKTFELNSSTKICDDCCDKMTQRFPNLTVLKLTHSQIGDAAVQLIFRHLTRLRKLVLTGCREITDVGIIGWRLPNIDNQNANKIAMHEYSIANLKGLQSLDISGCEEITNVSLLTSFRLLELRKFKASNLKKISGLGIEALVQGCPQIEVIDLGGCESLNDACIGLISKRLQRLKFLDIHGCKTLTYAAWQHLATNCKSLQILNAWNCNMTIFLSDMLFSKIDSLKLILYEQKCRRFEYDRRKRSL; encoded by the exons atgGAAGAAACGGAAACTGACTTTCCGATCAATATTACGTCATTACCAAATGAG CTTCTCATTATGGTAATGTCCTATTTGAGTCCGACAGATCGTCGAAATGCTGCTTGTGTCTGCAAAAAATTCTCCGAAATTgccttttttgtgtcaaacaTCAGTTTAAGCTTTAACTATTCCCGCTTGTCTGACGACTGTCCTCCAATGTCGCTTTTTCTCAAGTCCCGCAACGACTATAGTCGCATAATTCTGGGCGGTGATATCGAATTCGGACCCAGTTGTGAGAAGTTTTGGTACAAATATGGCAAGCACATTACCGAAATCACCTTTGACTATTGCCCTTTTTTGTCAGTTGAGATTTTGACGGGAATTTTGAGGGAAATGAAAAAGTTGCGGAAGCTGCATATTTTTTGTCGCAAAGAATTTTTCCTCAGTGGAAGCAAGTTGATCGACGAACGAAATCGTGATGTGATGTCAAATGCCTTGAAAACCGTTACGGAGCTCAGTTTGAACGGAACTAATATCACAAACTTGCAACTGAGCAATTTGTTGGAATTAATTCCGGAATTGGAAACTTTGAGTTTGTCTTTTTGTAGCACGCCGAATGAGAGTTTAAAGGAAACCGAGACTGATCATTATTTACGATGCGAGGATATTTTAGCGATAATTAAGAAGCATTGTCCGAAACTGAAGGATATTTATCTGGATGACTTTGGTTACAGGATTCTCGATGAAAAGTTACTCGTACAAGGCATGATGGATTTGCATCTGCGCAAATTGTGTTTCCCTCTGGAACAATCTTCGCAGGATTTGGTGACTTTTTTGGAGCATCAACAGGACATCCAGGTGTTCGGTATGAGCTATGGCATTCACACAAGTTGCGAAAATTTGTCACTAATCACGCAGCATCTGCCATCGATCAAAGAACTGAACATTCGCAATGCCAAAGGACACTTGCGTGGACTCAAACTCATGTCAGGTCTCGATAAACTCGAAGTTTTCCGCTTGGCGAACCACACTAACAGCTTCGAGTTTGAAGAGGGCTATCACATCTGTAACGAAGTACAGCCCAAACCGAAACTCAAAACCTTCGAATTGAATTCCTCGACCAAAATTTGTGATGATTGTTGCGACAAAATGACACAACGTTTCCCCAACTTGACCGTACTTAAGTTAACTCACAGCCAAATTGGCGATGCTGCGGTTCAACTAATCTTCCGACACCTCACACGTTTACGAAAACTCGTACTTACCGGATGTCGCGAAATTACGGATGTCGGCATCATTGGATGGCGTCTCCCCAACATCGACAATCAAAATGCCAATAAAATCGCAATGCACGAATATTCTATCGCGAATCTCAAGGGACTGCAGAGCTTGGATATCAGTGGCTGCGAAGAAATTACCAACGTTTCGCTTTTAACCAGTTTTCGCCTACTTGAGCTCCGGAAGTTCAAAGCGagtaatttgaagaaaatctcCGGTTTGGGTATCGAAGCTTTGGTTCAAGGATGTCCTCAGATCGAAGTCATCGATTTAGGAGGCTGTGAAAGTCTGAATGACGCGTGTATTGGTTTAATCTCAAAACGATTGCAGCGACTGAAATTCTTGGATATCCATGGATGCAAGACATTGACTTACGCCGCATGGCAACATCTCGCGACAAATTGCAAATCTTTGCAGATTTTGAATGCGTGGAATTGTAACATGACAATTTTCTTGTCGGACATGCTTTTTTCGAAGATTGACAGTTTGAAGTTGATTTTGTACGAGCAAAAGTGCCGTCGATTCGAGTACGATCGACGAAAGAGATCCTTATGA